Proteins encoded in a region of the Neodiprion lecontei isolate iyNeoLeco1 chromosome 5, iyNeoLeco1.1, whole genome shotgun sequence genome:
- the LOC107223068 gene encoding cotranscriptional regulator FAM172A homolog isoform X2 — protein MFRVIRRIFSSIVNWEFTKLAVMTDPVFPTTLKDFGYAFDEGGKLRKLDQSTGLTTDGGFEFNVTEDHAYNQKRYEALGQVIDLHIYDLLEKEGLKKLFVPKEASSKAPELKSFIFVSEDALLNDKLMILIHGSGVVRAGQWARRLIINDNLETGTQLPYIRKARELGYAVMVLNTNDNFRTVNGKPTEIPGSKDPHSHVETVWKQYIEPSNAKHVAIVAHSYGGVCVVKLAVDHAEEFRRRVFAVGLTDSVHMITSAKDTKHILKHRVGATFSRDKDTQEWGRDRCGDSVIGGKLRGLFLQMSKRNCRELVTEDL, from the exons ATGTTTAGGGTGATACGTCGCATTTTTAGCAGTATTGTGAACTGGGAGTTTACGAAACTGGCAGTAATGACTGATCCTGTATTTCCTACAACGCTGAAAGATTTTGGATACGCTTTTGATGAAG GCGGGAAACTTCGAAAGCTTGATCAAAGCACCGGCCTCACTACTGACGGTGGATTCGAGTTTAACGTTACCGAAGACCATGCTTACAATCAGAAACGATACGAAGCGCTCGGTCAG GTAATTGATTTGCACATCTATGACCTCCTAGAGAAAGAAggtctgaaaaaattgttcgtgCCGAAGGAGGCGTCGTCAAAGGCACCGGAGCTAAAGTCGTTCATATTCGTTAGCGAAGACGCATTGCTGAACGACAAGCTTATGATATTGATACATGGCAGCGGAGTTGTAAGAGCCGGTCAATGGGCAAGGCGATTAATTATAAACGACAATCTAGAGACCGGCACGCAGTTGCCTTACATAAGAAAAGCACGAGAGCTTGGATACGCGGTAATGGTTCTCAACACAAACGACAATTTCCGTACCGTAAACGGAAAGCCGACTGAAATACCG GGTAGCAAGGATCCTCATAGTCACGTCGAAACCGTCTGGAAGCAGTACATCGAGCCCTCGAATGCGAAGCACGTAGCAATCGTTGCGCACAGCTACGGTGGCGTTTGCGTCGTTAAATTG GCCGTAGACCATGCGGAAGAATTTCGACGCAGAGTATTTGCCGTCGGACTAACCGACTCTGTGCACATGATTACTTCAGCAAAAGACACAAAACACATTTTGAAG CATCGAGTCGGTGCTACGTTCTCCAGGGATAAGGACACGCAGGAATGGGGACGCGATCGATGCGGGGATTCCGTGATTGGGGGCAAGTTGCGCGGACTGTTTCTTCAAATGTCAAAACGCAATTGCAGAGAATTAGTGACGGAAGACCTTTAG
- the LOC107223073 gene encoding acyl-protein thioesterase 2 isoform X2: MGSVRSPHVKVICPTAPTMPVTLNAGFRMPSWFDLRSLDPSGPEDEEGIRRAAEVVHSLIAQEVAAGIPTKRIVIGGFSQGGALAMYSALTFPEPLAGVIALSAWLPLHQRFPASAVGNKNVPLLQCHGDCDPIVPYKWGQMTASLLKQFMTNTEFKTYRGMMHTSCDDEMRDMKMFVEKVLKP; this comes from the exons ATGGGATCTGTGCGATCTCCTCACGTCAAAGTAATTTGTCCAACTGC GCCAACTATGCCAGTGACGTTGAACGCCGGATTCCGGATGCCTTCGTG gTTTGACCTGAGATCGCTCGATCCATCAGGTCCAGAAGATGAAGAGGGTATCCGTAGGGCTGCAGAAGTTGTACACTCGTTGATAGCTCAGGAGGTCGCAGCTGGTATACCAACGAAGAGAATCGTTATCGGAGGATTTAGTCAAGGTGGAGCTCTGGCGATGTATAGTGCACTCACGTTTCCAGAGCCTCTAGCAGGCGTCATAGCTTTATCAGCTTGGCTCCCTTTGCATCAGAGGTTCCCCGCC AGTGCGGTTGGCAATAAAAATGTCCCGTTGCTGCAGTGCCACGGTGATTGCGATCCAATTGTTCCATACAAGTGGGGCCAGATGACTGCATCGTTGTTGAAGCAGTTCATGACCAATACAGAGTTTAAAACGTATCGAGGAATGATGCACACATCTTGCGACGAT gagATGCGCGATATGAAGATGTTCGTTGAAAAAGTTCTCAAGCCATAA
- the LOC107223073 gene encoding acyl-protein thioesterase 1 isoform X1, whose product MTTPVVIAATARHTATLIFLHGLGDTGHGWASSMGSVRSPHVKVICPTAPTMPVTLNAGFRMPSWFDLRSLDPSGPEDEEGIRRAAEVVHSLIAQEVAAGIPTKRIVIGGFSQGGALAMYSALTFPEPLAGVIALSAWLPLHQRFPASAVGNKNVPLLQCHGDCDPIVPYKWGQMTASLLKQFMTNTEFKTYRGMMHTSCDDEMRDMKMFVEKVLKP is encoded by the exons ATGACGACTCCGGTTGTAATTGCCGCAACGGCTCGACACACCGCGACG CTCATATTTCTCCATGGGCTTGGAGACACGGG ACATGGATGGGCAAGCTCGATGGGATCTGTGCGATCTCCTCACGTCAAAGTAATTTGTCCAACTGC GCCAACTATGCCAGTGACGTTGAACGCCGGATTCCGGATGCCTTCGTG gTTTGACCTGAGATCGCTCGATCCATCAGGTCCAGAAGATGAAGAGGGTATCCGTAGGGCTGCAGAAGTTGTACACTCGTTGATAGCTCAGGAGGTCGCAGCTGGTATACCAACGAAGAGAATCGTTATCGGAGGATTTAGTCAAGGTGGAGCTCTGGCGATGTATAGTGCACTCACGTTTCCAGAGCCTCTAGCAGGCGTCATAGCTTTATCAGCTTGGCTCCCTTTGCATCAGAGGTTCCCCGCC AGTGCGGTTGGCAATAAAAATGTCCCGTTGCTGCAGTGCCACGGTGATTGCGATCCAATTGTTCCATACAAGTGGGGCCAGATGACTGCATCGTTGTTGAAGCAGTTCATGACCAATACAGAGTTTAAAACGTATCGAGGAATGATGCACACATCTTGCGACGAT gagATGCGCGATATGAAGATGTTCGTTGAAAAAGTTCTCAAGCCATAA
- the LOC107223069 gene encoding 2-iminobutanoate/2-iminopropanoate deaminase isoform X2, with amino-acid sequence MASIIRKIITCPAAPKPVGPYNQAVLVDRTVYLSGVLGLDKDSGKLVDGGAAGEARQALVNMGCILKEAGSDFEKVIKTTILLNSIDDFSAVNEVYKEFFTKDYPARSTFQVGKLPLGAKVEIEAIALTGEVKTVGGSSSAS; translated from the exons ATGGCGTCTATAATACGGAAAATTATTACTTGTCCAGCAGCGCCTAAACCCGTTGGCCCTTATAA TCAAGCTGTCCTAGTCGACCGAACCGTTTATCTTTCTGGAGTACTTGGGCTTGATAAGGATTCTGGGAAGCTGGTCGATGGTGGGGCAGCCGGAGAAGCTCGTCAGGCACTCGTCAATATGGGGTGTATTTTAAAGGAGGCGGGTTCCGACTTTGAGAAAG TTATAAAGACGACTATCCTGCTCAACAGTATCGATGATTTTTCTGCTGTAAACGAAGTTTATAAGGAAT ttttcaCAAAGGATTATCCAGCAAGGTCCACATTCCAGGTTGGGAAGCTACCATTG GGGGCGAAGGTTGAAATCGAGGCAATTGCATTGACTGGTGAAGTGAAAACGGTCGGTGGGTCTTCAAGTGCCAGTTGA
- the LOC107223069 gene encoding 2-iminobutanoate/2-iminopropanoate deaminase isoform X1 produces MAMKIIRKIISTTRAPKSAGPYNQAVLVDRTVYLSGVLGLDKDSGKLVDGGAAGEARQALVNMGCILKEAGSDFEKVIKTTILLNSIDDFSAVNEVYKEFFTKDYPARSTFQVGKLPLGAKVEIEAIALTGEVKTVGGSSSAS; encoded by the exons ATggcgatgaaaattattcgaaaaattatatcaactACAAGGGCACCAAAATCGGCCGGACCATATAA TCAAGCTGTCCTAGTCGACCGAACCGTTTATCTTTCTGGAGTACTTGGGCTTGATAAGGATTCTGGGAAGCTGGTCGATGGTGGGGCAGCCGGAGAAGCTCGTCAGGCACTCGTCAATATGGGGTGTATTTTAAAGGAGGCGGGTTCCGACTTTGAGAAAG TTATAAAGACGACTATCCTGCTCAACAGTATCGATGATTTTTCTGCTGTAAACGAAGTTTATAAGGAAT ttttcaCAAAGGATTATCCAGCAAGGTCCACATTCCAGGTTGGGAAGCTACCATTG GGGGCGAAGGTTGAAATCGAGGCAATTGCATTGACTGGTGAAGTGAAAACGGTCGGTGGGTCTTCAAGTGCCAGTTGA
- the LOC107223072 gene encoding ribonucleases P/MRP protein subunit POP1, whose protein sequence is MAEKAQFDIFLGGSQELPPEAHIMKLASARANEIAAMTYSIDNPQQTKLIFQKLPMHMRRRIMSHNAKRMPRRLREMHIHQMSKSGLPPKTKRPSRKYRRRPQNLIAEYKRRQVKNAWLETHVWHAKRFHMVEKWGHRLPEHSNDRSFRASYRAVAKHCLLQDISYYSCIQLTGPINALKKMLKNHCDPGNLSFTAKSYIQGSREGNLMFYRKNGYPTSPVGTVEFIWRPGNSELKTLWMWAHPAFYQLILSEICNSFKFNLESPCHSSDSEYSGADNCRLVLLKNSLNRFRLCGPLSLAVLTTALRLPEIGKILDEVRKSEGEGDEVKSHTTMETDSPKCGDSDSDVEIVQVSKKEIEPMDVESNTRIDRDDNNESLETTARSWYSEYYRDSENIQSLQVQKEVFEHLRDLNSPNQLPPCAVMAFTVLDPRYFVPTKRNKAQTNARTIETIPVPPTLINVSAIWEPRIRKSSVKNFKTTNEINKLRSENLVPGIGNDDKYDQSYIAKVPILLIQRPGCGYGEKSLGFSSGIDVILPSGWATPFWISFIFRCAKPGGLRESTSIIFENLRLNSPDFNPPDTEAYIKEASERKTSLMEKYFRYPPNRRSNYVKLGISSPFYCEWNLLIKEWTDMATFYVLRDKKLLHLIQENISHQLPLNRHKKYQQLCESSFDKTVFKDTNTLITVKIVIESKGCPRDFAIICLPLSEDLEKLGQKRTWEGPVAKLRKDPNESIRKTLRRGHLALLKRLRRQRVKQRIKMESSDHRSVEPKPSSSIAMSKIISRKKAQSIVDLQAEKMKNLYLPNCKTIRNSCDREVMGYVVKGDFSFTESKGIGLGYVTLPSLFSLIKQKSNVVLIRNTRSRQYRLARLSILT, encoded by the exons ATGGCGGAAAAGGCTCAATTCGACATATTCCTCGGTGGATCCCAGGAATTACCTCCCGAAGCACATATCATGAAACTGGCATCGGCGAGAGCGAATGAAATCGCCGCGATGACTTATTCCATag ATAATCCTCAACAGACAAAATTAATATTCCAAAAACTACCGATGCATATGCGTCGCAGAATAATGTCCCACAATGCAAAGCGTATGCCAAGGAGACTACGAGAGATGCATATTCACCAAATGTCAAAGTCAGGTTTGCCACCCAAAACAAAAAGACCCTCCCGAAAGTACCGGCGAAGGCCACAGAACCTGATCGCAGAGTACAAGCGTAGGCAGGTAAAGAATGCCTGGCTTGAAACACACGTGTGGCACGCAAAAAGGTTTCACATGGTTGAAAAATGGGGTCACAGGCTCCCTGAGCACTCAAATGATCGCAGTTTTAGAGCGAGTTACAGAGCAGTAGCAAAACACTGCCTGCTACAGGACATATCTTACTATTCTTGCATTCAGCTAACTGGACCGATTAATGCGCTGAAAAAAATGCTCAAGAATCACTGCGATCCTGGCAACCTGAGCTTCACAGCAAAATCCTATATCCAGGGTAGCAGGGAGGGGAATCTTATGTTCTACAGGAAGAACGGATATCCAACATCACCTGTGGGAACTGTAGAGTTCATATGGAGGCCTGGTAACTCTGAACTAAAAACATTATGGATGTGGGCGCATCCTGCATTTTATCAGCTAATATTGTCGGAGATTTGTAACAGCTTCAAGTTTAATCTTGAGTCTCCGTGCCATTCCTCAGATTCAGAGTATTCGGGTGCTGATAATTGCAGATTAGTATTACTGAAGAATTCCTTGAACAGGTTCAGACTTTGCGGTCCATTGAGTCTGGCAGTGCTCACGACTGCCCTACGTCTGCCAGAGATAGGAAAAATTCTTGACGAAGTGAGAAAATCTGAGGGAGAAGGAGATGAAGTGAAGTCACATACTACCATGGAAACAGATTCACCAAAATGTGGTGATTCGGATAGTGATGTTGAAATCGTTCAGGTTTCTAAGAAGGAAATTGAACCAATGGACGTCGAGAGCAATACTCGTATTGATAGAGATGACAACAACGAATCACTTGAGACTACTGCCCGATCATGGTATTCGGAGTATTATAGGGACTCAGAGAACATTCAGTCACTGCAAGTTCAAAAAGAGGTTTTTGAACATCTGAGGGATCTTAATTCACCCAACCAGCTTCCCCCATGTGCAGTTATGGCTTTCACAGTTTTGGATCCAAGATATTTCGTCCCGACTAAACGAAATAAAGCGCAGACAAATGCAAGGACCATTGAGACGATTCCTGTTCCTCCCACACTTATTAATGTTAGTGCAATATGGGAACCCAGAATCAGAAAATCATCGGtgaaaaacttcaagactacaaatgaaataaacaaactgAGAAGTGAAAATTTAGTTCCCGGTATTGGCAATGACGATAAATATGACCAAAGCTATATTGCCAAAGTACCTATTCTTCTTATTCAGAGGCCTGGATGCGGCTATGGAGAAAAAAGTCTTG gaTTCAGTTCTGgaatcgacgtaattttaccATCTGGTTGGGCAACTCCGTTTTGGATctcgtttatttttcgttGTGCCAAACCAGGAGGTTTGAGGGAATCAACATcaattatatttgaaaatcttaGGTTGAATTCGCCTGATTTTAATCCGCCAGATACAGAAGCATACATAAAAGAAGCTTCAGAAAGAAAGACTAGTCTAATGGAAAAGTATTTCAGATATCCTCCAAACAGGAGATCAAATTACGTGAAACTTGGTATTTCTAGTCCGTTCTATTGCGAGTGGAATTTACTTATCAAGGAATGGACAGATATGGCAACGTTCTATGTACTCAGAGATAAGAAACTGCTTCATTTAATACAAGAAAATATCTCTCATCAATTACCATTGAACCGGCATAAGAAGTATCAACAGCTTTGTGAATCAAGTTTCGACAAAACTGTGTTCAAAGACACTAATACGTTAATAACTGTAAAGATTGTCATAGAAAGCAAAGGGTGTCCCAGAGATTTTGCCATAATCTGCTTACCCCTCTCTGAGGATTTAGAAAAATTGGGCCAAAAAAGAACCTGGGAAGGGCCTGTAGCTAAGCTAAGAAAAGACCCCAACGAATCGATTAGAAAAACTTTGAGAAGGGGTCACTTGGCGCTATTGAAACGTTTGAGAAGACAAAGAGTAAAACAGCGGATTAAAATGGAGAGTAGTGATCACAGATCGGTTGAGCCAAAGCCCAGTTCCAGCATTGCGATGTCTAAAATAATTTCGCGAAAAAAGGCTCAAAGTATTGTTGACCTGCAGGCTGAAAAGATGAAGAATCTCTATTTGCCAAATTGCAAAACGATACGAAACTCTTGCGATCGAGAAGTTATGGGATACGTGGTTAAAGGAGACTTCAGTTTTACCGAATCAAAGGGAATCGGACTGGGATACGTAACACTTCCCTCTCTGTTTAGCCTAATTAAGCAGAAAAGTAACGTAGTTCTGATCAGAAACACAAGATCTAGACAATACAGACTCGCCAGACTTAGTATACTGACATGA